A portion of the Vidua macroura isolate BioBank_ID:100142 unplaced genomic scaffold, ASM2450914v1 whyUn_scaffold_230, whole genome shotgun sequence genome contains these proteins:
- the ELAVL3 gene encoding LOW QUALITY PROTEIN: ELAV-like protein 3 (The sequence of the model RefSeq protein was modified relative to this genomic sequence to represent the inferred CDS: inserted 1 base in 1 codon; deleted 3 bases in 3 codons) — MVTILSTVEAQAPSAAGPSGCGPVPVPVPVVAVPGPGVAAALPNGAPPGPPPVADDSKTNLIVNYLPQSMSQEELRSLFGSLGDIESCKLVRDKVTGQSLGYGFVNYVEAGDADRAIGALNGLKLQTKTIKVSYARPSSASIRDANLYVSGLPKAMGQKEMEQLFSQYGRIITSRILVDQVTGVSRGVGFIRFDKRVEAEEAVRGLHGQKPLGAAEPITVKFANTPGQKSGGALLSLCPGARRYGALHPPPQRFRLDNLLNVAYGVKSPLSLLPRFSPLAIEAVPALAGVGLGTPGPGWCIFVYNLAPEADESVLWQLFGPFGAVTXVKVIRDFATNKCKGFGFVTMTNYEEAAMAIASLNGYRLGDRVLQVSFKTTKQHKA; from the exons ATGGTGACG ATCCTGAGCACGGTGGAGGCCCAGGCTCCCAGCGCCGCGGGGCCATCGGGCTGCggccctgtccccgtccccgtgcCGGTGGTGGCCGTGCCAGGCCCGGGggtggcggcggcgctgcccaACGGGGCCCCCCCGGGT CCCCCCCCCGTGGCCGACGACAGCAAAACCAACCTGATCGTCAACTACCTGCCGCAGTCCATGAGCCAGGAGGAGCTGCGGAGCCTCTTCGGCAGCCTCGGGGACATCGAGTCCTGCAAGCTCGTCCGGGACAAGGTCACCG GGCAAAGCCTGGGCTACGGCTTCGTCAACTACGTGGAGGCCGGCGACGCCGACAGGGCCATCGGGGCCCTCAACGGCCTCAAGCTGCAGACCAAGACCATCAAG GTGTCCTACGCCCGGCCCAGCTCCGCCTCCATCCGCGATGCCAACCTGTACGTGAGCGGCCTGCCCAAGGCCATGGGGCAGAAGGAgatggagcagctcttctcccagtaCGGCCGCATCATCACCTCCCGCATCCTCGTGGACCAGGTCACAG GTGTGTCCCGGGGCGTGGGCTTCATCCGCTTCGACAAGCGCGTGGAGGCCGAGGAGGCCGTGCGGGGGCTGCACGGGCAGAAGCCCCTCGGGGCCGCTGAGCCCATCACGGTCAAGTTCGCCAACACCCCCGGGCAGAAATCGGGGGGGGCCCTGCTGAGCCTCTGCCCCGGCGCCCGGCGCTACGGGGCCCTGCACCCCCCCCCGCAGCGCTTCCG GCTCGACAATTTGCTGAACGTGGCGTACGGGGTGAAGAG CCCGCTGTCGCTG TTGCCCAGGTTCTCGCCGTTGGCCATCGAGGCGGTGCCGGCG CTGGCCGGGGTGGGCCTGGGgacccccgggccgggctggtgCATCTTCGTCTACAACCTGGCTCCCGAGGCGGACGAGAGCGTCCTGTGGCAGCTCTTCGGGCCCTTCGGCGCCGTCA ACGTCAAGGTCATCCGCGACTTCGCCACCAACAAGTGCAAAGGCTTCGGCTTCGTCACCATGACCAACTACGAGGAGGCGGCCATGGCCATCGCCAGCCTCAACGGCTACCGCCTGGGCGACCGCGTGCTCCAGGTGTCCTTCAAGACCACCAAGCAGCACAAGGCCTGA
- the ECSIT gene encoding LOW QUALITY PROTEIN: evolutionarily conserved signaling intermediate in Toll pathway, mitochondrial (The sequence of the model RefSeq protein was modified relative to this genomic sequence to represent the inferred CDS: deleted 1 base in 1 codon) encodes GHRGTAAPCGWAGSGACPGASGAAPQRHSSAGACASAPRGSPPRRATPRRGEATPRGPQRGTAASTRSGRTNPSPGTTPGTPWGGDTSGGDTSGGDTSRGDTSGGDTRKAALRRLRSRGSHREDARGGGGGADPGGPRGPRGPRRGVRGGAAGAVAEPPGARGPPGAGGGGRWRRCRRWARSAAWPPTTRCCGCCPRGAWVPRGAVQRLLFPFPRQQECGLSLLEHMERYGVMPDAKTQFLLLLPQCSCCPQCVPAVTPMSPVCPCCPHHVPMSAGVMPDAKTQFLLLSPQCPCCHPGVMPDAETQFLLLGVFGPRSRPMRKLQRMLFWLPRLRLLGPPPAAPPAAPRAGGPRAWGCSASPPSPGPPSPSSSGRCGTRGTTKALSNPTSSARRAPSSGSCWPSTAPPARCSWRGRSRSGSAGPSSNTSCCGETPCPRTWATPPHPPHHRHTPTTPPHPPRTPPADPERSFYFPLRLELELERGPWDDDAFHVDEVEEGPVLALCVAGAGDRRTLGRWLAALQELNPALARTPVVFRLAPGGDPAADPPRGHPAPPAGRRDPRPGRGVGAGRGRRPEKQRE; translated from the exons GGACACCGCGGGACCGCGGCGCCATGCGGCTGGGCTGGCTCCGGGGCCTGCCCCGGGGCCTCTGGGGCGGCCCCGCAGCGCCACAG ctctgccggCGCTTGTGCCAGCGCCCCGCGCGGGTCCCCCCCGAGGAGAGCGACGCCTCGGCGGGGGGAGGCGACACCTCGGGGACCTCAGCGCGGCACCGCCGCTTCCACAAGATCTGGGAGAACGAACCCCAGCCCCGGGACCACCCCGGGAACCCCATGGGGGGGCGACACCTCGGGGGGCGACACCTCGGGGGGTGACACCTCAAGGGGTGACACCTCGGGGGGCGACACCCGCAAGGCCGCTCTGCGCCGCCTCCGCTCCCGCGGGTCGCACCGCGAGGAcgcccgcggcggcggcggcggcgccgacCCCGGCGGCCCCCGGGGACCGCGGGGACCCCGGCGCGGCGTTCGAGGCGGCGCTGCGGGAGCTGTCGCGGAGCCCCCCGGGGCGCGGGGGCCGCCTGGCGCTGGTGGAGGCGGGCGCTGGCGGCGCTGCCGGCGCTGGGCGCGGAGCGCAGCCTGGCCGCCTACAACGCGCTGCTGCGGCTGCTGCCCCCGCGGGGCCTGGGTGCCGCGCGGCGCCGTGCAGCGCCTGCTCTTCCCCTTCCCGCGGCAGCAGGAGTGCGGGCTCAGCCTGCTGGAGCACATGGAGCGCTACG gtgtcatGCCCGACGCCAAGACgcagttcctgctgctgttaCCCCAAtgttcctgctgtccccagtgtgtccctgctgtcaccccaatgtccccag tgtgtccctgctgtccccaccatgtccccatgtccgcAGGTGTCATGCCCGACGCCAAGACgcagttcctgctgctgtcaccccagtgtccctgctgtcacccc ggTGTCATGCCCGACGCCGAGACgcagttcctgctgctgggggtgtTC GGGCCGCGCAGCCGCCCCATGCGGAAGCTGCAGCGGATGCTGTTCTGGCTGCCGCGCCTGCGGCTGCTGGGACCCCCACCCGCTGCCCCCCCGGCTGCCCCCCGGGCTGGCGGGCCGCGCGCCTGGGGCTGCAGCGCATCGCCACCGAGCCCGGGGCCACCCTCACCCTCGTCCAG CGGCCGGTGCGGGACTCGGGGGACGACGAAGGCTCTGTCCAACCCTACATCATCA gctcGCAGAGCCCCGAGcagcgggagctgctggcccagcacggccccgcccgcccggtGTTCGTGGAGGGGCCGTTCCCGCTCTGGCTCCGCGGGACCCTCCTCAAATACTTCGTGCTGCGGGGAGACCCCCTGCCCCCGCACCTG GGcgacccccccccaccccccccaccaCCGCCACACCCCCACcacccccccacacccccccaggacccccccggCGGACCCCGAGCGCAGCTTTTACTTCCCTCTGcgcctggagctggagctggagcgcGGCCCCTGGGACGACGACGCCTTCCACGTGGACGAAG TGGAGGAGGGCCCGGTGCTGGCGCTGTGCGTGGCGGGCGCGGGCGACCGGCGCACGCTGGGCCGCTGGCTGGCGGCGCTGCAGGAGCTCAACCCGGCGCTGGCCCGCACCCCGGTCGTGTTCCGCCTCGCCCCCGGCGGGGACCCCGCCGCCGACCCCCCCCGAGGGCACCCAGCCCCCCCGGCTGGCCGCCGGGacccccgccccggccgcggcGTTGGGGCAGGACGGGGGAGACGCCCCGAAAAGCAGCGGGAATAA
- the LOC128802964 gene encoding LOW QUALITY PROTEIN: tartrate-resistant acid phosphatase type 5-like (The sequence of the model RefSeq protein was modified relative to this genomic sequence to represent the inferred CDS: inserted 2 bases in 1 codon; deleted 2 bases in 2 codons), whose protein sequence is MLALLWLSLVTAVTPGGGHGGALTFLALGDWGGLPEPPFVTARQVATAAAMGHAATELGGDFVLALGDNFYYAGVRDEGDPRFQDTFERVFVAPGLRGVPWYVMAGNHDHAGNVTAQLRYSRHSPRWHFPHPYYSLRLHLPGSNASARLLVLDSVLLCGHSDDFGAGXPRGPGTRAAAAAHLAWLRAQLEAAAGDSFVLVAGHYPVWSVAKHGPTPCLLRLLRPLLRRHRVSAYLCGHDHNLQYLEEGGVGYVLSGAGNFMEDSRPHEGSVPPGALRFFFGSPASPGGFAHLRLEPRAATVTFLEATGARPAPRDAAAPAPVSRDTGTAGHRDTGTAGQRDSGTAGHGGHRDRGTGGGAALPGRAAGARREEGPGRDRGEPGGSSRPRHVPAAGSGPLRGGSRGGSRCRSRSRGRSRFWAPVRPPWGRRKSKRKPPPKKKMTGTLETQFTCPFCNHEKSCDVKMDRARNTGVISCTVCLEEFQTPITYLSEPVDVYSDWIDACEAANQ, encoded by the exons atgCTGGCgctgctgtggctgtccctggtgACAGCGGTGACACCCGGGGGGGGTCACGGGGGGGCTCTGACCTTCCTGGCCctgggggactggggggggCTGCCCGAGCCCCCCTTTGTCACCGCTCGCCAGGTGGCCACGGCGGCGGCCATGGGCCACGCGGCCACCGAGCTGGGCGGCGACTTCGTGCTCGCGCTCGGCGACAACTTCTACTACGCGGGGGTGCGGGACGAG GGGGACCCCCGCTTCCAG GACACCTTCGAGCGCGTGTTCGTGGCCCCGGGGCTCCGCGGCGTCCCCTGGTACGTGATGGCCGGGAACCACGACCACGCCGGGAATGTCACCGCGCAGCTGCGCTACAGCCGCCACTCGCCGCGCTG GCACTTCCCCCACCCCTACTACAGCCTGCGGCTGCACCTGCCCGGCTCCAACGCCTCGGCGCGGCTCCTGGTGCTGGACTCGGTTCTGCTCTGCGGCCACAGCGACGACTTCggcgccgg cccgcggggccccgggacgcgggcggcggccgcggctcACCTGGCCTGGCTGCGGGCGCAGCTGGAGGCGGCGGCCGGCGACAGCTTCGTGCTGGTGGCCGGCCACTACCCGGTGTGGTCGGTGGCCAAGCACGGCCCCACGCCCTGCCTGCTGCGCCTGCTGCGGCCGCTGCTGCGGCGCCACCGCGTCAGCGCCTACCTGTGCGGCCACGACCACAACCTGCAG TACCTGGAGGAGGGGGGGGTGGGCTACGTCCTGAGCGGCGCCGGCAACTTCATGGAGGACTCGCGGCCCCACGAGGGCTCCGTGCCCCCCGGCGCCCTCCGCTTCTTCTTCGGGAGCCCCGCCAGCCCCGGCGGCTTCGCCCACCTGCGCCTGGAGCCCCGCGCGGCCACGGTCACGTTCCTGGAGGCCACCGGGGCGCGTCCTGCACCGCGTGACGCTGCCGCCCCGGCACCTGTGAgccgggacaccgggacagcggggcaccgggacaccgggacagcgggacagcgggacagcgggacagcgggacacgggggacaccgggacagagggaca GGCGGAGGGGCGGCACTTCCGGGAagggcggcgggagcgcggcgTGAGGAGGGACCCGGGAGGGACCGGGGGGAACCGGGGGGCTCCAGCCGCCCCCGGCACGTCCCCGCAGCGGGGTCGGGGCCACTCCGAGGCGGCTCCCGGGGCGGCTCCCGGTGTCGTTCCCGTTCCCGAGGCCGTTCCCGGTTCTGGGCTCCGGTGCGGCCGCCATGGGGCCGCCGCAAGTCGAAGCGGAAGCCGCCGCCCAAGAAGAAGATGACGGGGACGCTGGAGACGCAGTTCACGTGT CCCTTCTGCAACCACGAGAAGTCCTGCGACGTCAAGAT GGACCGCGCCCGGAACACCGGGGTGATCTCGTGCACCGTGTGCCTGGAGGAGTTCCAGACCCCCATCACCT ACCTGTCGGAGCCCGTGGACGTTTACAGCGACTGGATCGACGCCTGCGAAGCCGCCAACCAGTGA
- the LOC128802961 gene encoding collagen alpha-1(I) chain-like has translation MPGSAAAPGGGQVRERHRERHRERHGRAARGRGRCGVGGAAPAAFPPLSPGAPAGTGAAPAGDKGGRMPGSAAAPGGGQLRVRRCRGCCRYRGEDSGAGAAGSGGEMPVADGPTGCDAAVSLVPPPPGTCRGPPARPPVPRAPAPHMSRNRSGVAGPEPQPPPAMPGADPRRGRRRLSGTLQVPPWKPPEPPEPPRPSSLPLRAPPATPARSRRYGGHRGTPGGCRHRGAPVPGRGEAPSRARRRHRQRHRRRHRRRRRRHREVLSRVFPTGCAGPCGTRDREEPLPVPRVAKEEPRNRHREELWHRGGLRDPLRYRLRYWQRLRHRGPGPGSIPGARLPPVPAMMEPVPGSRKSLSLSLPVPREGPGPLRPPQHLWRQPRTPIRIRHRGFSDTDRHRPRPMERADAVDTGDRPGLRSARMSWPSSLHGTPGTGKRSEVENGPWGGQSPPEPRASPGRGLLAGALPAQRRESFLYRSDSDFDTSPQEHLPQLLRGQRRPRRGFDRHPLRSGPGQSPQCPQQLLHPDQSHHPPPAAQDTAQQLARDTLEELDWCLEQLETLQTHRAVSEMASNKFKRMLNRELTHLSEMSRSGEPGVRVHRQHLPG, from the exons ATGCCGGGGAGCGCCGCGGCACCGGGAGGCGGCCAGGTacgggaacggcaccgggagcggcaccgggagcggcacGGGAGAgccgcgcggggccggggccggtgcGGGGTGGGTggagccgcccccgccgcgTTTCCGCCGCTGTCACCGGGCGCTCCCGCCGGCaccggggccgctcccgccgGAGACAAAGGCGGGAGGAtgccgggcagcgccgcggcACCGGGAGGCGGCCAG CTGCGGGTCCGGCGGTGCCGGGGGTGCTGTCGGTACCGCGGGGAGGATtccggtgccggtgccgcggGAAGCGGTGGCGAGATGCCCGTGGCCGACGGTCCCACGGGATGCGATGCCGCGGTTTCCTTG GTCCCGCCGCCCCCCGGGACATGCCGGGGTCCCCCCGCGCGGCCCCCGGTGCCCCGAGCCCCGGCACCCCACATGAGCAGGAACCGGAGCGGCGTGGCCGGGCCCGAGCCGCAG CCCCCCCCGGCCATGCCGGGTGCCGACCCCCGCCGCGGGCGCCGCCGCCTCTCGGGCACGCTCCAGGTGCCCCCCTGGAagcccccggagccccccgagcccccgcGCCCCTCCTCGCTGCCCCTGCGGGCCCCGCCGGCCACCCCGGCCCGCTCCCGCAGGTacggggggcaccgggggacaccgggaggcTGCCGGCACCGGGGGGCGCCG GtcccggggcggggggaggcgCCGAGCCGGGCGCGGAGGCGGCACCGGCAGCGGCAccggcggcggcaccggcggcgGCGCCGGAGGCACCGGGAGGTTCTTTCCCGGGTCTTTCCAACCGGTTGCGCGGGGCCATGCGGAACCCGGGACCGGGAGGAGCCGCTGCCGGTACCGCGGGTCGCTAAGGAGGAACCCCGGAACCGGCACCGGGAGGAGCTCTGGCACCGGGGGGGGCTCCGGGACCCGCTCCGGTACCGTCTCCGTTACTGGCAGCGGCTCCGGCACCGCGGTCCCGGTCCCGGCAGCATTCCGGGTGCCCGGCTCCCCCCGGTGCCGGCGATGATGGAGCCGGTGCCGGGCTCCAGGAAGAGCCTGTCGCTGTCGCTGCCGGTGCCCCGGGAGGGCCCGGGGCCCCTGCGCCCCCCGCAGCACCTCTGGCGCCAGCCCCGCACCCCGATCCGCATCCGCCACCGCGGCTTCTCCGACACCGACCGGCACCGGCCCCGGCCCATGGAGCGGGCGGATGCCGTGGACACCGGGGACCGGCCCGGGCTGCGCAGCGCCCGCATGTCCTGGCCCTCCTCCCTCCATGGCACCCCTGGCACCGGCAAGCG CTCGGAGGTGGAGAATGGCCCGTGGGGGGGGCAGAGCCCCCCCGAGCCGCGGGCCAGCCCGGGCCGGGGGCTCCTGGCCGGGGCCCTCCCGGCGCAGCGCCGCGAGTCCTTCCTGTACCGCTCCGACAGCGACTTCGACACCTCCCCCCAAGAGCATCTCCCGCAACTCCTCCGTGGCCAGCGACGC CCACGCCGAGGATTTGATCGTCACCCCCTTCGCTCAG GTCCTGGCCAGTCTCCGCAGTGTCCGCAGCAACTTCTCCATCCTGACCAAAGTCACCACCCCCCCCCGGCAGCAC AGGACACGGCCCAGCAGCTGGCGCGGGACACGCTGGAGGAGCTGGactggtgcctggagcagctggagacgCTGCAGACCCACCGGGCCGTCAGCGAGATGGCCTCCAACaag
- the ZNF653 gene encoding LOW QUALITY PROTEIN: zinc finger protein 653 (The sequence of the model RefSeq protein was modified relative to this genomic sequence to represent the inferred CDS: inserted 1 base in 1 codon; deleted 3 bases in 3 codons), which yields MRTERRDAAARAPRHERGRARPGGPGGPDPGGGRKARGRPRLTETDRARRRLESRKKYDVRRVYLGEAHGPWVELRRRSGWSDAKLAAYLLGLERGQRAGRRGKPWEQLPKKPKRKKRRRRNVNCLRHAVIWYEDHRQRCPYEPRLAELDPSXGLYTTAVWQCERGHRYFQDLHSPLRPLSDSDGDDAPGSSSSSSSSGGCSSGSEAAPGGGPAVAAAPPGGPAPPEALEAVVCVPLPLPLPRGGLDGGGPPTLLQGPPLLILGCEALGGLQLGVGGHEVLLEGGGGAFPPPPAEPHLPKTEEDEEDPVLRLKQEELPPPAEPPPLEPPREPPRDPSPAEDPEVSTIIYEIPKEPERRRRSRRGRAPSPDPEDPPEPLTCPYAGCGQEFSALSSFQNHLSLVHRRGRSQVCPQPGCGKGFYLANHLRRHMGVHSGVREFTCDTCGKSFKRKNHLEVHRRTHTGETPLQCEVCGYRCRQRASLTWHMRRHGGLKSHPEPRGT from the exons ATGCGCACGGAGCGCCGCGACGCCGCCGCGCG CGCGCCGCGGCATGAGCGCGGCCGAGCGCGGCCCGGTGGGCCCGGTGGGCCCGACCCCGGCGGGGGCCGCAAAGCGCGGGGGCGGCCGCGCCTCACCGAGACCGACCGGGCCCGGCGGCGCCTGGAGTCGCGCAAGAAGTACGACGTGCGGCGG GTGTACCTGGGCGAGGCGCACGGGCCCTGGGTGGAGCTGCGGCGCCGCAGCGGATGGAGCGACGCCAAGCTGGCGGCCTACCTGCTCGGGCTGGAGCGGGGCCAGCGCGCCGGGCGGCGCGG CAaaccctgggagcagctcccgaAAAAACCCAAACGGAAAAAAA GGCGCCGCCGGAACGTGAACTGCCTGCGGCACGCGGTGATCTGGTACGAGGACCACCGGCAGCGCTGCCCGTACGAGCCGCGCCTGGCCGAGCTGGACCCCT GTGGGCTCTACACCACGGCCGTGTGGCAGTGCGAGCGCGGCCACCGCTACTTCCAGGACCTGCACTCGCCCCTGCGCCCGCTCAGCGACTCGGACGGCGATGACG CTcccggctcctcctcctcttcctcctcctcgggGGGCTGCAGCTCGGGCTCGGAGGCGGCTCCGGGGGGGGGTCCCGCGGTGGCAGCCGCCCCCCCCGGGGGCCCGGCCCCCCCCGAGGCGCTGGAGGCCGTGGTTTGtgtccccctgcccctgcccctcccGCGGGGGGGGCTGGACGGGGGCGGCCCCCCCACCCTCCTGCAGGGCCCCCCCCTCCTGATCCTGGGCTGCGAGGCCctgggggggctgcagctcGGCGTGGGGGGGCACgaggtgctgctggaagggggggggggcgcCTTCCCCCCCCCACCTGCGGAGCCCCACCTGCCCAAGACAG aggaggatgaggaggaccCAGTGCTGAGGCtgaagcaggaggagctgccccCCCCCGCCGAACCCCCCCCTCTGGAGCCCCCCCGGGAgcccccccgggacccctccccgGCTGAGGACCCCGAGGTGTCGACGATCATCTACGAGATCCCCAAAGAGCCAGAAAG GCGCCGGCGGagccgccggggccgcgcccCCTCCCCGGACCCCGAGGACCCCCCCgagcccctcacctgcccctACGCCGGCTGCGGGCAGGAGTTCAGCGCTCTCAGCAGCTTCCAG aaccACCTGAGCCTGGTGCACCGCAGG GGCCGgagccaggtgtgcccccagCCCGGCTGCGGGAAG GGTTTTTACCTGGCCAACCACCTGCGGCGGCACATGGGCGTGCACTCAG gtgtgcgGGAATTCACCTGTGACACCTGTGGGAAGTCCTTCAAGCGCAAGAACCACCTGGAGGTGCACAGGAGGACACACACCGGGGAGACCCCCCTGCA GTGCGAGGTGTGCGGGTACCGCTGCCGCCAGCGCGCCTCCCTGACGTGGCACATGAGGAGACACGGGGGGCTCAAGAGCCACCCCGAGCCCCGTGGCACGTAG
- the CNN1 gene encoding LOW QUALITY PROTEIN: calponin-1 (The sequence of the model RefSeq protein was modified relative to this genomic sequence to represent the inferred CDS: deleted 4 bases in 3 codons), translating into MSNAHFNRGPAYGLSAEVKNKLAQKYDPQHERELRAWIEGTTGRRIGDNFMDGLKEASSLCELINKLQPGSVPKVNEPVQNWHKLENIGNFLRAITRYGVKPHDIFEANDLFENTNHTQVQSTLIALASQAKTKGNNVGLGVKYAEKQQRRFHPEKLREGRNIIGLQMGTNKFASQQGMTAYGTRRHLYDPKLGTDQPLDQATISLQMGTNKGASQAGMTAPGTKRQIFEPALGMEHCDTMTIGLQMGSNKGASQQGMTVYGLPRQVYDPKYCGGPELLGHDGYDGHDGLYNSQ; encoded by the exons ATGTCCAACGCGCACTTCAACCGCGGCCCGGCCTACGGGCTGTCCGCCGAGGTGAAGAACAAG ctGGCCCAGAAGTACGACCCGCAGCACGAGCGGGAGCTCCGTGCCTGGATCGAGGGCACCACGGGACGCCGGATCGGGGACAACTTCATGGACGGGCTCAAGGAA GCGTCATCCCTCTGCGA GCTCATCAACAAACTGCAGCCGGGCTCGGTGCCCAAGGTGAACGAACCCGTCCAGAACTGGCACA AGCTGGAGAACATCGGGAACTTCCTGAGGGCCATCACA CGCTACGGGGTGAAGCCCCACGACATCTTCGAGGCCAACGACCTCTTCGAGAACACCAACCACACCCAGGTCCAGTCCACCCTCATCGCC CTCGCCAGCCAG GCCAAGACAAAGGGGAACAacgtggggctgggggtgaaaTACGCGGAGAAGCAGCAGCGGCGCTTCCACCCCGAGAAGCTGCGCGAGGGCAGGAACATCATCGGGCTCCAG ATGGGCACCAACAAGTTCGCCAGCCAGCAGGGCATGACGGCGTACGGGACACGGCGGCACCTGTACGACCCCAAACTGGGCACGGACCAGCCCCTGGACCAGGCCACCATCAGCCTCCAGATGGGCACCAACAAAGGCGCCAGCcag GCGGGGATGACGGCGCCGGGGACGAAGCGTCAGATCTTCGAGCCGGCGCTGGGCATGGAGCACTGCGACACCATGACCATCGGGCTGCAGATGGGCAGCAACAAGGGCGCGTCGCAGCAGGGCATGACGGTGTACGGGCTCCCGCGCCAGGTCTACGACCCCAAGTACTGCGGGGGCCCCGAGCTGCTGGGCCACGACGGCTACGACGGCCACGACGGCCTCTACAACTCCCAGTag